In Hyalangium ruber, a single window of DNA contains:
- a CDS encoding serine/threonine-protein kinase, producing the protein MSTATGPQIPEGLILFSLGDFSYAFLRVLETTNHGETVMIVQQRSRLGPEGNYIARRVLPTSPKHDPESLARIRARLEEEARLATYLDHPNIARVLGRAESHGALYILCERVSGTRLDTYVTAACMRGVCLSAGFALYVGTEVASALHHAHTRTDEKGRPLGIIHRDVNPARIYLKADGSVRLTDFALARSLLPGRVATTVPRPQGDAFYGAPEALLGEPMDPRSDLFALGLVMLEIATGRGLYGTLTVRTADVEEALTLEVRAKVVAAHNLATIAELPEQVDDYILRAAMYTAREVEELTEDVFPPLRSILRTLLQRRPEDRYPSAAALEDDLRKGLAALGAAYGAPEAIAEARRMASAARMHKDVGGPTAQDSASTTRKLSADHVITSPGSSA; encoded by the coding sequence ATGTCCACCGCCACAGGCCCCCAAATACCCGAGGGGCTGATCCTCTTCTCCCTCGGGGATTTCTCTTATGCGTTCCTCCGAGTCCTGGAGACGACCAACCACGGCGAGACGGTGATGATCGTCCAGCAGCGTTCACGCCTCGGGCCGGAAGGCAACTACATCGCGCGGCGAGTGCTGCCCACGTCGCCCAAGCATGACCCCGAATCGCTCGCCAGGATCCGCGCTCGGCTTGAGGAGGAGGCGCGGCTGGCCACCTACCTGGATCATCCCAACATCGCCCGGGTTCTGGGGCGGGCCGAGTCTCACGGCGCCCTCTACATCCTCTGCGAGCGCGTTTCGGGCACGCGGCTAGACACCTACGTTACCGCCGCGTGCATGCGGGGCGTCTGCCTGTCTGCTGGCTTTGCGCTCTACGTGGGCACCGAAGTGGCGAGCGCTCTACACCACGCGCATACGCGCACAGACGAGAAGGGCCGCCCGCTGGGCATCATTCACCGAGACGTGAACCCCGCCCGCATCTACCTGAAGGCGGATGGCTCCGTGAGACTCACGGACTTTGCGCTTGCCCGCTCGCTTCTACCGGGCCGGGTGGCAACCACGGTGCCGCGCCCGCAGGGGGATGCCTTCTACGGCGCCCCCGAGGCACTTCTAGGCGAACCGATGGATCCGCGCTCGGACCTGTTCGCGCTCGGCTTGGTGATGCTGGAGATCGCCACGGGCAGAGGGCTCTACGGCACGCTCACGGTGCGCACGGCTGACGTAGAGGAGGCCCTAACGCTCGAGGTGCGCGCCAAGGTGGTAGCCGCTCACAACCTCGCGACGATTGCGGAACTGCCCGAGCAAGTAGACGACTACATTCTGCGGGCAGCCATGTACACCGCCCGAGAGGTGGAGGAACTGACGGAGGATGTTTTCCCCCCGCTGCGCTCCATCCTCCGAACGTTGCTCCAGCGGCGCCCGGAAGACCGCTACCCATCAGCGGCAGCCCTTGAGGACGATCTACGCAAAGGGCTGGCCGCGTTGGGCGCTGCCTACGGAGCCCCCGAAGCTATCGCGGAGGCGCGGCGTATGGCGTCAGCGGCCCGGATGCACAAGGACGTAGGCGGCCCGACTGCTCAAGATTCCGCGTCCACTACACGCAAGCTGTCCGCTGATCACGTCATCACGTCGCCGGGTAGTTCCGCCTAG
- a CDS encoding tetratricopeptide repeat protein: MPLAFRSFQARGGRPLRVAVVQAANMGAVEAIQALLPVIEAYEPSCVAMCGVCAGRRGKTNLGDVIAADRLFFHDTGKQLPNEVQQDITTYNLLNDWKVAIEQFEFAKRFRHESWWNQRPIPFEWQENWLLAKLHEGSSEPWRLPECDVLCPQWKEVVLSLRNSGRLEPKGPFALTTEGREHIEDVLMLNRGRLPDLSPGSTEYPFRVHVAPMGSGNKVIEDETYWNFISEHMRKMLGLDMEAAALGVLAHGWKSRRARGLEALVMKGVMDFSQHGRDDHFKEFAARASAECLLAFLREKLEVVVVPDVDDILVPGTEPLPEHPPPSALLVPRYEVVPFQEAGRARLLEDLDRWCNEGPAVAVRLIHAEGGVGKTRLGIQWTQRQSAAGWAAGFLPRDPPDDWFSRLWERGQSVAVVIDYSESQAWLSTALMRILRYQQQAETGVLRRMRFLLLARNCGDWWQALRQTDVALRNWLDDAPPHELLPLAILAEEREKLFLQAVEAFARVRGKTRISRPGVQLTDQRFARVLYLHMAALAFVDGLPIAADTLMDVILDHEERFWGANARELGDIYAAQQRSLARQMVAAATLRGGIAEAALASAVAKRLFDRTLSDREESQLQLLHRVYQRSKDSSYLPALEPDLLGESMVLRVAYQRIDENRVPIDWIDRVLRPDDDAYAVRIGLEVLGRASATNSQVIRPWIERMLLAAPLIQRAPLALAAASAVALRTAFSTLGEVLADRLEADGDLSVARALKMVGVPYPTVSLRRVAEWVSRTLLAAVPESEDPHVRVEQAELLCNQAIELIDLGQDQKAVDASNQAIQHLRGIVKSTPNVFVPLLARSLVNLSIGLNKLKRYEEAVTTATEAVQHFRHLAERNPNIFLSDLLTALNNLGGSLKQMGRSECLAVITEAVQLGRTLAKRSPETVLRDFAPSLFNLGLMLAELDRKQEAASIMSEAIEQYRKLAARNPDGFLPLLADACRQFGLMLGNARRQEEALSALTEAVQCYRPLAKQNSGEFLPLLADCLNGIGAMRSLMRNSDDAVSAWVDARQYYRALVQQDPAAFLPNFVMCLDALSQELYQLGRKEESVSTTLEAVQGYRTLAKLNHEVFLPKLATHLHNLGLDLSEQGRRSDALAAASEAVQIRRELVKRDSDAFLPDLALSLNSLGARMSEVGQRKEALAVTVEAVQYTRPLAKREPNKFLPDLAASVNNLGARLSELGRHEEALTALQEAIDTLWPFFERDPRAFMGEISTPLNSLVSIHRFLRRPFPPQLVKRLVIFQRLLSH, translated from the coding sequence ATGCCCTTGGCCTTCCGCAGTTTCCAGGCGCGCGGAGGGCGTCCCCTACGTGTTGCTGTCGTGCAGGCTGCGAACATGGGGGCTGTTGAGGCCATCCAAGCATTACTTCCCGTTATTGAGGCGTATGAACCGTCGTGCGTCGCTATGTGCGGTGTATGCGCGGGACGCCGTGGTAAGACGAACTTAGGTGACGTGATCGCCGCTGACCGACTGTTCTTCCACGACACCGGTAAGCAACTTCCCAACGAAGTCCAGCAGGACATCACGACTTATAACCTGCTCAACGACTGGAAGGTTGCGATCGAGCAATTCGAATTCGCCAAGCGATTTCGCCATGAGTCTTGGTGGAATCAACGTCCAATACCCTTCGAGTGGCAGGAGAATTGGCTCCTAGCGAAGTTGCATGAAGGCTCCTCTGAGCCTTGGAGGCTCCCCGAGTGCGACGTGCTTTGCCCACAGTGGAAGGAGGTCGTCCTGTCACTGCGGAATTCCGGCCGTCTTGAGCCGAAAGGCCCCTTCGCACTCACCACTGAAGGGCGGGAGCACATTGAGGATGTGCTGATGCTCAACCGTGGCCGTCTTCCTGACCTCTCGCCTGGGAGCACCGAGTACCCGTTCCGCGTCCATGTGGCTCCCATGGGTAGCGGCAACAAGGTCATCGAAGACGAGACCTATTGGAACTTTATCTCCGAGCACATGCGCAAGATGCTGGGGCTGGATATGGAGGCAGCGGCGCTCGGGGTACTCGCCCATGGATGGAAATCACGACGCGCTAGAGGTCTCGAGGCCCTAGTCATGAAGGGCGTCATGGACTTCAGCCAGCATGGCCGTGACGACCACTTCAAGGAGTTCGCCGCCCGGGCTTCGGCTGAGTGTCTACTTGCCTTCTTGCGCGAGAAACTGGAGGTCGTGGTAGTCCCTGACGTTGACGACATCCTTGTTCCTGGAACCGAACCGCTCCCTGAGCATCCGCCTCCCTCGGCGCTCCTTGTTCCGCGCTATGAGGTAGTGCCCTTCCAGGAAGCAGGGCGTGCAAGACTCCTTGAGGACCTCGACCGCTGGTGCAACGAAGGACCAGCTGTGGCCGTACGACTCATCCATGCCGAGGGAGGAGTAGGCAAAACGCGTCTGGGTATCCAGTGGACGCAGCGGCAGAGCGCCGCAGGTTGGGCTGCCGGTTTCCTCCCCCGGGACCCACCCGACGATTGGTTCAGTCGCCTGTGGGAACGGGGGCAGTCCGTTGCAGTCGTGATTGACTACTCCGAAAGCCAAGCTTGGCTCAGCACGGCGCTAATGCGCATCCTTCGTTACCAGCAACAAGCGGAGACTGGTGTGCTTCGCCGGATGCGCTTCCTCCTCCTCGCCCGCAATTGCGGCGACTGGTGGCAGGCACTGCGTCAAACCGATGTTGCGCTACGCAACTGGCTTGATGATGCACCACCGCACGAACTGCTGCCTCTAGCGATACTAGCCGAGGAACGCGAAAAGTTGTTTCTCCAAGCAGTGGAGGCGTTCGCAAGGGTTCGGGGAAAAACTCGCATCAGCCGTCCAGGCGTTCAATTGACCGATCAGCGTTTTGCGCGAGTTCTGTATTTGCACATGGCGGCGCTAGCGTTCGTCGACGGACTGCCAATCGCGGCGGACACTCTTATGGATGTGATCCTCGATCACGAAGAGCGATTCTGGGGAGCAAATGCCCGGGAACTTGGAGATATCTACGCGGCCCAACAACGATCACTCGCCCGTCAGATGGTAGCCGCTGCGACCTTGCGTGGTGGAATAGCCGAAGCCGCTCTTGCCTCTGCCGTTGCCAAGCGGCTTTTCGACCGAACACTTTCTGATCGTGAGGAGTCGCAATTGCAATTATTGCATCGGGTGTATCAACGCAGCAAAGATAGCTCATACCTGCCGGCACTTGAACCCGATCTCCTTGGCGAGAGCATGGTCCTTCGCGTCGCCTACCAGCGGATCGATGAAAATCGCGTTCCCATAGATTGGATCGACCGGGTGCTTCGGCCTGACGACGATGCGTACGCCGTGAGGATAGGCCTGGAAGTGCTTGGCCGCGCATCTGCCACGAACTCCCAAGTGATACGGCCATGGATTGAGCGAATGCTGCTTGCTGCTCCGCTCATACAGCGGGCTCCACTTGCACTGGCGGCAGCGAGTGCTGTTGCGTTACGCACGGCATTCTCGACGCTCGGTGAGGTACTAGCAGATCGCTTGGAGGCAGACGGTGATCTTTCCGTGGCACGCGCACTTAAGATGGTGGGTGTACCCTATCCGACCGTATCGTTGCGCCGAGTTGCAGAGTGGGTGAGTCGCACGCTACTGGCTGCCGTGCCTGAGTCTGAAGACCCACATGTTCGAGTTGAACAGGCAGAATTGCTCTGCAATCAAGCAATTGAGTTAATCGATTTAGGCCAAGATCAGAAGGCGGTAGACGCCAGTAATCAAGCGATTCAGCATCTCCGGGGTATCGTGAAGAGCACCCCGAATGTCTTCGTCCCCCTTCTTGCGCGCAGTCTCGTCAATCTCAGCATTGGGTTGAATAAACTCAAGCGCTACGAAGAAGCAGTGACGACTGCAACAGAGGCGGTTCAGCACTTCCGGCATCTTGCAGAGCGAAACCCCAACATCTTCCTGTCTGACCTCCTTACAGCCCTCAACAATCTGGGTGGGAGTCTCAAGCAAATGGGAAGGTCGGAGTGTTTAGCAGTCATAACCGAGGCGGTTCAACTTGGACGCACGCTGGCCAAACGCAGCCCTGAGACAGTTCTCCGTGATTTCGCTCCCAGTTTATTCAATCTTGGCTTGATGCTGGCTGAACTGGATCGGAAGCAAGAGGCGGCGTCTATTATGAGCGAAGCCATCGAGCAATACCGCAAGCTCGCCGCGCGCAACCCTGATGGATTTCTTCCGCTCCTTGCAGATGCATGCAGACAGTTCGGCTTGATGTTGGGCAATGCCAGGCGACAAGAGGAAGCGCTATCCGCTCTGACTGAGGCGGTTCAGTGCTACCGCCCTCTCGCCAAGCAGAACTCTGGTGAGTTTCTTCCGCTCCTTGCAGATTGCCTGAATGGAATTGGCGCGATGCGGAGTTTGATGAGAAACAGTGATGATGCCGTATCCGCATGGGTGGATGCACGTCAATACTATCGTGCTCTCGTCCAACAGGACCCTGCTGCGTTTCTCCCGAATTTTGTGATGTGTCTCGATGCTCTCAGCCAGGAATTGTATCAACTAGGGAGAAAAGAGGAGTCGGTGTCCACCACTCTCGAAGCGGTTCAGGGTTACCGCACCCTTGCAAAGCTCAATCATGAAGTATTCCTTCCCAAGCTTGCCACCCACCTCCACAATCTTGGCCTTGACTTGAGCGAACAGGGGAGAAGAAGTGACGCGCTAGCGGCGGCAAGCGAGGCTGTCCAAATTCGCCGGGAACTTGTCAAGCGAGACTCGGATGCGTTTCTGCCTGACCTTGCCCTAAGTCTCAACAGCCTCGGTGCGCGAATGAGTGAAGTAGGGCAGCGCAAAGAGGCGCTGGCCGTCACGGTCGAGGCAGTTCAGTACACTCGCCCTCTAGCGAAAAGAGAGCCCAATAAATTCCTTCCTGATCTCGCTGCCAGTGTCAATAACCTCGGCGCGAGGCTTAGCGAACTGGGCCGACATGAAGAGGCGTTGACTGCTCTCCAAGAAGCTATTGATACGCTCTGGCCGTTTTTCGAGCGGGACCCACGTGCTTTTATGGGAGAGATCTCGACTCCTCTCAACAGTTTGGTGTCCATCCACAGATTCCTTCGCCGCCCTTTCCCTCCGCAACTCGTCAAACGCCTTGTTATATTTCAGCGTCTCTTGAGTCATTAA
- a CDS encoding DUF2381 family protein — protein MLLLLGGTLAQAQPAPTREPRRRSFTLTGSPLEARIGMGIRTYIVFAVSIRGKAVEVDPKRIRVVDTGEKSLIIEPLSEPRPGERWTLRVPLEDGKAPGVAEFSLVAHPSEVDTEIDVERPEESPTACPTCAPCAALSAADAIASGFIDSDGVGTRKFPSFTDAASGLQSRDGVTYRAKTWVLVDVEIITPPGHPAWRPTGATLTSKAGETRVRAVKVEPSKDDSRLVRVLVTTDVPPSSVGLELTLHLNGPEEAPSLSIPHVTLPPAKEPKP, from the coding sequence GTGCTGCTCCTCCTCGGGGGGACGCTGGCGCAAGCACAACCGGCGCCCACACGCGAGCCGCGCCGCCGCTCCTTCACGCTGACAGGCTCCCCACTAGAAGCACGCATCGGCATGGGGATCCGCACGTACATTGTCTTTGCTGTCTCCATCCGGGGAAAGGCGGTGGAGGTGGATCCGAAACGGATCAGGGTTGTTGATACCGGCGAGAAGTCGCTGATCATCGAGCCCTTGAGCGAACCCCGGCCCGGTGAGCGCTGGACGCTGCGTGTCCCGTTGGAGGATGGGAAGGCGCCCGGAGTCGCAGAGTTCTCGCTAGTCGCGCACCCCTCCGAGGTGGACACAGAGATCGACGTTGAACGGCCCGAGGAATCGCCTACAGCCTGTCCGACGTGCGCGCCATGCGCCGCCCTGAGTGCGGCGGATGCCATCGCTTCCGGCTTCATCGACAGCGACGGAGTAGGAACCCGGAAGTTTCCCTCTTTCACGGACGCCGCGAGCGGCCTCCAGTCGCGAGACGGCGTGACCTATCGCGCGAAAACTTGGGTGCTGGTGGACGTGGAGATCATCACCCCGCCTGGGCACCCAGCGTGGAGGCCAACCGGAGCCACGTTAACGAGCAAGGCCGGAGAGACGCGGGTGCGGGCAGTGAAGGTGGAGCCAAGCAAGGACGACTCAAGATTGGTGCGGGTGCTCGTGACAACGGACGTGCCACCGTCAAGCGTGGGGCTTGAACTCACCTTGCACCTGAACGGCCCGGAGGAAGCACCGTCCTTGTCGATTCCTCATGTGACACTGCCGCCAGCAAAGGAGCCCAAGCCATGA
- a CDS encoding serine/threonine protein kinase: MIGAVELQPGTLVDGWQIVRALRTGGFGAVHHAEQHGKAFAIKVAVHREQSGDTGKTHTRALQEVSLLLTLDHPNIIKPRGFGYLPDSRVYCVLEYVDGWTLGEWKERTFPTFREVARVFAKIAGAVEYMHKRKVFHRDLKLSNVMIRSSNGEPVIIDLGCATYENAEELTTTPLHPGTDRYRSYEAWDFFYQQGRKHGGSYPFKVTDELFAVGVMLYEMLTAPLPSREPPRLDFSDRGGNLPAARDVNPRVPEALSALVEDLLAQDPAQRPVNFKALRRRLLELAKHPGSEYAAEVHPPSVQRQPLPGDGVQAAGIAAKGKQGWRKVLALADKQAARLRGRLQARPPVGVVAGSRQHWPKPLALAGMVGAVVVAAAAALLAHGERPAPASALTLKEATAPPVPTAPALPPEKFPPVSAPAPATAPKEGSTVKPKPPDAPKSSRAAGAPKAPPAPNDPGFPAWCKALPLTVAMATEGCASVRTKAEPFECPPGAAQAMEKLGWNTEDRFSLTLDERGPDRGLWTFTLGAPVTGVAPDTSLSKKAPPGTLFYGRAYKTDATPAAPFGELAVIYDHVEIPGRGKYPVCVVSGRSPITELKDDKATAAGNAFAYPVTSWEPPRD, from the coding sequence ATGATCGGAGCGGTGGAACTTCAACCCGGCACTCTCGTTGACGGCTGGCAGATTGTCCGCGCCCTTCGCACGGGCGGCTTTGGTGCCGTTCACCATGCCGAGCAACACGGCAAGGCGTTCGCGATCAAGGTCGCAGTCCACCGGGAGCAGAGCGGCGACACGGGGAAGACGCACACGCGCGCGCTCCAAGAGGTGTCACTACTGCTCACGCTGGATCATCCCAACATCATCAAGCCGCGCGGCTTCGGATACCTGCCCGATAGCCGCGTGTATTGCGTGCTGGAGTACGTGGACGGCTGGACGCTGGGAGAGTGGAAGGAGCGCACGTTTCCCACCTTCCGCGAGGTTGCTCGCGTGTTCGCCAAGATCGCCGGGGCCGTCGAGTACATGCACAAGCGCAAGGTGTTTCACCGTGACTTGAAGTTGTCCAACGTGATGATCCGTAGCAGCAACGGCGAGCCCGTGATCATCGACCTGGGCTGCGCGACCTACGAGAACGCCGAGGAGTTGACGACAACGCCGCTGCACCCAGGCACGGATCGCTACCGCTCTTACGAGGCGTGGGATTTCTTCTACCAGCAGGGCCGCAAGCACGGAGGGAGTTACCCGTTCAAGGTGACCGATGAACTGTTCGCCGTAGGAGTGATGCTCTACGAAATGCTCACCGCTCCGCTGCCGTCGAGGGAACCGCCGCGGCTCGACTTCTCGGATCGCGGTGGAAACCTGCCCGCAGCCCGAGACGTGAACCCGCGCGTACCGGAAGCCTTGAGCGCGCTTGTCGAGGACTTGCTAGCGCAGGACCCAGCGCAAAGGCCGGTGAACTTCAAGGCACTACGGCGCAGGCTGCTGGAGTTGGCCAAACACCCGGGGTCCGAATACGCGGCAGAGGTACACCCACCCTCAGTGCAGCGCCAGCCGTTGCCCGGTGACGGGGTACAGGCAGCGGGAATCGCGGCGAAGGGGAAACAGGGTTGGCGCAAGGTGCTGGCTCTGGCTGACAAGCAGGCTGCGCGCCTCCGTGGCCGACTCCAGGCGCGCCCGCCTGTCGGTGTGGTGGCTGGCTCCCGCCAGCACTGGCCCAAGCCTCTTGCGCTCGCGGGCATGGTGGGTGCCGTCGTGGTGGCTGCTGCTGCCGCGTTGCTGGCGCACGGCGAACGCCCCGCGCCCGCGTCGGCGCTCACGCTGAAAGAGGCTACCGCGCCACCCGTCCCAACTGCTCCGGCGCTTCCCCCTGAGAAGTTCCCGCCCGTGTCTGCTCCCGCTCCCGCAACTGCACCGAAGGAAGGATCCACCGTGAAGCCCAAGCCGCCCGATGCTCCCAAGTCGTCCCGTGCCGCAGGCGCGCCGAAAGCCCCCCCCGCCCCGAATGATCCCGGCTTCCCGGCGTGGTGCAAAGCGCTGCCGCTGACGGTCGCCATGGCTACCGAAGGGTGCGCATCCGTCCGCACCAAGGCTGAGCCCTTCGAGTGCCCACCCGGGGCAGCTCAAGCCATGGAGAAACTAGGCTGGAACACAGAAGATCGCTTCTCCCTCACACTCGACGAGAGAGGCCCGGATCGTGGCCTGTGGACGTTTACTCTAGGAGCCCCGGTTACCGGCGTTGCCCCTGACACGAGCCTTTCCAAGAAGGCGCCCCCTGGCACCCTGTTTTACGGCAGGGCCTACAAGACCGATGCAACCCCAGCCGCTCCCTTTGGAGAACTGGCCGTCATCTACGACCACGTAGAGATCCCCGGTAGAGGAAAGTACCCGGTGTGCGTTGTCTCGGGCCGCAGTCCGATTACGGAACTGAAGGACGATAAGGCGACGGCTGCGGGCAACGCGTTCGCATACCCCGTCACAAGTTGGGAGCCGCCGCGCGACTAA
- a CDS encoding restriction endonuclease, with product MPHESFSGLGVSMKSASPDQWDFLDGHIARLRDDTNMEPQETEVVLGKVLEPLFKQEGYELEYTGGLGDQGIDFWARRTSIEGAADAGETIGIQAKFYKGTRHVPMTSVQQLIGAALLQGLSRVVLVSNGEFSKDANAAVAKTLPLRIELLDIGGLQHWVNRLRDQNVDVEAEVRMMMRELSGRLARLIAAAPTALAQLEWRDVERVMAEVFDGLGFGVTLTPGSKDGGKDIILTCLVQGKRAEYYVEIKHWRSSTRVGRAAVEKLLKVIVEEKKEGGLFLSTYGFTNNAFEQLTTIDKQKLRFGDQEKMVSFCQSYVKARAGLWSPPENLTEILLSE from the coding sequence ATGCCACATGAATCGTTCAGCGGTCTCGGGGTATCCATGAAAAGCGCGAGCCCCGACCAATGGGACTTCCTTGATGGGCACATCGCCCGCCTTCGCGATGACACCAACATGGAGCCGCAGGAGACGGAGGTGGTGCTCGGGAAGGTTCTTGAGCCGCTGTTCAAGCAAGAGGGCTATGAACTCGAATACACAGGGGGACTAGGCGATCAAGGCATCGACTTCTGGGCTCGTCGGACGAGCATTGAAGGCGCCGCTGACGCGGGGGAGACCATCGGAATTCAGGCCAAGTTCTACAAAGGCACCCGACACGTGCCCATGACCAGCGTGCAGCAGCTGATTGGTGCCGCATTGCTGCAAGGTCTCAGCCGAGTAGTTCTAGTCAGCAACGGCGAGTTCTCGAAAGATGCGAATGCGGCCGTTGCGAAGACGCTGCCACTACGGATCGAGCTCCTCGACATTGGCGGATTACAGCACTGGGTCAATCGCCTACGCGACCAGAACGTTGATGTTGAGGCAGAGGTTCGTATGATGATGCGCGAGCTGAGCGGTCGGCTTGCACGTCTGATCGCGGCTGCGCCGACCGCGCTTGCCCAATTGGAATGGCGTGACGTCGAACGAGTGATGGCCGAGGTCTTTGACGGCTTGGGGTTCGGTGTGACACTCACACCCGGGTCAAAAGATGGGGGCAAGGACATCATTCTTACCTGCTTGGTGCAGGGGAAGCGCGCTGAATATTACGTCGAGATTAAGCATTGGCGCTCCTCCACACGGGTCGGGCGCGCGGCAGTCGAGAAGCTGCTGAAGGTGATCGTCGAGGAGAAGAAGGAGGGCGGGCTCTTCTTGTCTACCTACGGGTTCACCAACAACGCCTTCGAGCAGCTTACCACAATCGACAAACAGAAACTAAGATTCGGGGACCAAGAGAAGATGGTGTCGTTTTGCCAGAGCTATGTGAAGGCACGAGCGGGTTTGTGGTCACCTCCCGAAAACCTCACGGAGATCCTGTTGTCCGAATGA
- a CDS encoding helix-turn-helix domain-containing protein: MRAARMRAGLTQAEIAASVGIAPEVFGRMERGKMLPSVPTLFRLCVALRSGPHELMGFAPLASLPQAAQRQVPPELADTPETRRLLRLLGRLQGLQLKLILRLVLAFLTEPRRPRSQKRNRR, translated from the coding sequence ATGCGGGCCGCACGGATGCGTGCGGGGCTCACTCAGGCCGAGATCGCCGCGAGCGTCGGCATTGCTCCAGAGGTGTTCGGGCGGATGGAGCGCGGGAAGATGCTTCCCAGCGTGCCCACGCTGTTCCGGCTGTGCGTGGCCCTGCGCAGTGGCCCGCACGAGCTGATGGGCTTTGCCCCCCTGGCCAGTCTGCCGCAAGCGGCACAGCGTCAAGTGCCGCCCGAGTTGGCAGACACGCCCGAGACGCGGCGCCTCTTGCGGCTGCTGGGACGCCTGCAAGGGCTCCAGCTCAAGCTGATCTTGCGCCTTGTGCTGGCCTTCCTGACGGAGCCCCGGCGCCCCCGGAGCCAGAAGAGGAACCGGAGATGA